From a region of the Corallococcus coralloides DSM 2259 genome:
- a CDS encoding hybrid non-ribosomal peptide synthetase/type I polyketide synthase, producing the protein MNSISVHPRLDIATLFEAHARNTPDAVALHFEGGVLRYDTLNRRANRLARRLQALGVGPDQPVGILADRTPETVVGLLGILKAGGAYLPLDPSHPPERLAAMMEDSGMRVLVGRREAVQELRFQGHVVEPPTPDEQEAVNVKGGAGPDSLAYVLYTSGSTGRPKGVCIPHRGVARLVLDAGFMGFRREDRVLQAASYAFDASTLEVWGALLNGATLCLVSRETLLSPPLLAAKLQRDAISAAVLSTSLFHQLAAAIPDAFGGLRVLMVGGDVLDPKWVGRVMARGKPQRLLNSYGPTECTTSATAYELLVPPEPGVAIPIGRPLARLQLHVLDDGGKPLSVGEVGELYLGGEGLARGYLNRPVLTAERFLPDPFSGVLGARMYRTGDRARWLQDGNLEFLGRVDHQVKIRGARVELAEIESVLRTHPRVGDAVVRVHEVSPGDKRLVAYVSPSGVEDAELRAYLGSKLPDFMLPHAVMALEHMPLNSSGKVDPSRLPAPRFGSGEGETPRTQLEQEIARVWSEVLGTQQAGTQDRFMESGGDSLLAIRFIDRLEQAVSVRLPVRTLFDSPNIAELARWVEAARGMGRGLDVPPIVPVDRTRPLPLSDSQRQLWLMEQLAPRSAVYNEPFTLYLPGDLQPDALERAFRSLISRHEVLRTTFGSTQDGPFQRVHPDMPFHLRRVDLHAVPGSLRSAKALQVATQEAREPFDLEHGPLLRATWMRLSKAESRLALVMHHLIVDGFTMAAFLQELHRFYLAEAPSLPPLPLQYGDAAVWQQGARYQEAIAPHLDWWKQTLAGAPHLELPTQHLRPQVPSFRGARHVVRIPGDLLESVKALGRGEGASLFMTMLSVFGALLHRYSGAEDLIVGGAFSGRNREESQAISGHFVNLLPLRLRFSEGQTIRGLLAQVRRVCLDALEHQDAPLVRIVEAVNPARIPGANPLFQVSCTMEPRIAVPASDWRVEPHDVDTGTSKLDLSIELDERPDGMSVRWEYALDVFEPWMIHQLGQHFVTLLREAAQDPEQRVAALPLLSEAEQSQVLAWAHGPVKDVSHADCLHHPFEAQVERTPDAPALFFQGRSMSYRTLDAGANRLAHHLISQGVQPGDFVGVCVQRSFELIITLLGTLKAGAAYVPLDPAYPRARLEFTARDAGLRLILAQETTLALMDGAGVPVVALEQVRGGPEGTPRVHVTGDDLAYVIYTSGSTGQPKGVCIRHRSAVHLTETVAWDFGFAPGQRVAQCARYGFDFSVAEIFPTLSSGATLYLMGQEDLAAGEELADFLETHRIHTAMFTPSALASMPWRALPDLKTLALGGEELPARLVDTWAPGRRFIQVYGPTEATVFTTAAECVAGEGPYSIGTPLSGYEVYLLDATLTPVPTGVRGALYIGGKGLAHGYLNRPELDAERFIPHPFSAEPGARLYKSGDIASHRPDGGIDFHGRSDRQLKLRGFRIELGEIEAALRKHPDVRDAVVEPRMLAGERHLVGYVIPRDAAVTPEFKESLGETLPPHMVPREWVLLEAFPMGPTGKLDRHALPLPSVKAPSAPASTEREKALERIWCRILGVERVGRQEGFFDAGGNSLLLTRVQSALASELDIRVSMATLFQFPTIEALARHLDADSTVQPVTPEPARSPVRSPDPIAIIGTAGRFPGAPSVEALWTLLVEGREGLSRFSRETLLAAGEDPQLLEDPSYVRASGLLEDVESFDAAFFGYSPLDARLMDPQLRMFLECAWEALEAAGYDPKRLPGKAGLFAGSGVPRYWLDQVMPRFRSLSVASEAYRSILGNPWQFLATATAYQLGLHGPALTVQTACSTSLVAVHLACQSLRAGESDVALAGGISLFASGPSGYLHEAGGITSPDGHCRPFDAKGQGTVPSSGVGIVVLKRLEDALRDGDCIHAVIRGSAINNDGDAKVGFTAPSVEGQRDVITRAHADAGVAARDITYVEAHGTATPLGDPLEVQALRLAFGAREESEPAVVLGALKSNVGHLDSAAGVAGLIKTTLALEHRFLPGTVHFERPHPEAGLEHSPFVVSREGRPWSLPEGFPRLAGVSSFGIGGTNAHVVLEEARPEPAVAVSPAVEVLVLSARSGEALSAASRRLADHLERHPGQSLADVAYTLQEGRTAFGYRRAIACETPEEAIAKLRRDGPVQPAASPLPEVCFLFPGTGTQEAGMGAAWYRRAPAYREAFDACAALFGPELERELRAALLTDERGAQAEEALRAPSLGMAAIFTTEYALSRLLGAWGLHPTSLLGHSLGEYAAACLSGVLSLEQAVALVALRGRLCDALPPSGMLAVPLSEGVLTQELPSGLSLAAVNGPGQCVVSGALEALEDFAARLREQGVRTKRLPNASGFHSALVEPAMQPLTDLARSMRPKSPAVPLLSNVTGTWLTADDAHDRTYWARHLRHTVRFSQGLELLLEDRERIFVEVGPGQTLSTLTLLNPRVGRERLVLPTGRRHPPESDEQVLLHAVGQLWSAGLPVDWSAVRGGGPRRRVVLPTYPFERKRYSLAEKTPRLPRPEVTTAPRPLSREEVRASMEALWKELLGVDTLTPDSHFFELGGTSLLVVQLNRELKTRLSVSLSLHAVLEHPTLGEWVRAVQDELERTGRPLTTAAPLRVELQKGRHGRAPLFLVQPIGGTVYTYLPLAKQLGADTPVHAFRASGLEPGEVLYRDVPAMARAYVDELLAFQSQGPFWLGGHSSGGVIAYEMAAELLKRGHSVAGVIQIDTVTVDDSRRLNIRSVGDVLQLIDAFQEISPRAAEGLRTAMELDTRLRDVVLATNEAIAAYAPGRHAVPLVYLRATERDAVLDSRAAAWWTALTTASFQIHDVQGNHFTIMEAPHVVDLARLIQEQLTSGREGERDDLDAG; encoded by the coding sequence ATGAATTCCATCTCCGTGCACCCGCGGCTGGACATCGCCACGCTTTTTGAAGCGCACGCTCGAAACACGCCCGACGCCGTGGCGCTGCACTTCGAAGGCGGTGTGCTCCGCTATGACACGCTCAACCGGCGCGCGAACCGGCTGGCGCGACGGCTCCAGGCGCTCGGTGTGGGGCCCGACCAGCCCGTGGGCATCCTCGCCGACCGCACACCGGAAACCGTGGTGGGATTGCTGGGCATCCTGAAGGCAGGAGGCGCCTATCTCCCTCTGGACCCGAGTCATCCTCCGGAGCGGCTCGCCGCGATGATGGAGGACTCCGGGATGCGGGTCCTCGTCGGACGGCGTGAGGCGGTCCAGGAGCTGCGCTTCCAGGGGCACGTCGTCGAGCCTCCCACTCCGGATGAACAGGAGGCCGTGAACGTGAAGGGCGGGGCGGGGCCGGACTCGCTGGCGTATGTGCTCTACACGTCCGGCTCCACGGGCAGGCCCAAGGGTGTGTGCATCCCGCACCGGGGCGTGGCGCGGCTGGTGCTGGACGCGGGCTTCATGGGCTTCCGGCGCGAGGACCGCGTCCTCCAGGCCGCGTCGTATGCCTTCGATGCCTCGACGCTGGAGGTCTGGGGCGCGCTGCTGAACGGCGCGACGCTGTGTCTGGTTTCACGGGAGACCCTGCTGTCGCCTCCGCTCCTCGCGGCGAAGCTCCAGCGGGATGCCATCTCCGCCGCGGTGCTGAGCACGTCGCTGTTCCATCAACTGGCCGCGGCCATCCCGGACGCTTTCGGCGGGCTCCGCGTCCTGATGGTGGGTGGTGACGTGCTGGACCCCAAGTGGGTGGGGCGGGTCATGGCGCGGGGAAAGCCCCAGCGGCTGCTCAACAGCTATGGACCCACGGAGTGCACCACCTCCGCGACGGCGTATGAGCTTCTCGTGCCTCCGGAGCCGGGCGTGGCCATCCCCATCGGCAGGCCGCTCGCACGGCTCCAGCTGCATGTCCTGGATGACGGGGGGAAGCCGCTGTCCGTGGGCGAAGTAGGGGAGCTGTACCTGGGCGGAGAGGGGCTTGCGCGGGGCTACCTGAACCGGCCCGTCCTCACTGCCGAGCGGTTCCTCCCGGATCCGTTCAGCGGCGTGCTCGGGGCGCGGATGTACCGGACGGGAGACCGGGCGCGGTGGCTCCAGGACGGCAACCTGGAGTTCCTGGGGCGGGTGGACCACCAGGTGAAGATTCGCGGCGCACGGGTCGAGCTGGCGGAGATCGAGAGCGTCCTGCGCACCCATCCGCGAGTCGGTGACGCCGTGGTCCGCGTGCACGAGGTGTCCCCGGGTGACAAGCGGCTCGTCGCGTACGTCTCGCCGAGCGGGGTGGAGGACGCGGAGCTGCGCGCGTATCTCGGCTCGAAGCTGCCGGACTTCATGCTCCCCCATGCGGTCATGGCGCTGGAGCACATGCCGCTCAACTCCAGCGGCAAGGTGGACCCCTCGCGGCTTCCAGCGCCGCGCTTTGGTTCGGGGGAGGGGGAAACACCACGCACGCAGCTGGAGCAGGAGATCGCGCGCGTGTGGTCGGAGGTCCTGGGGACGCAGCAGGCCGGCACGCAGGACCGCTTCATGGAGTCCGGCGGGGACTCGCTGCTCGCGATCCGTTTCATTGACCGGCTGGAGCAGGCGGTGTCGGTCCGCCTGCCCGTGCGGACGCTCTTCGACAGTCCGAACATCGCGGAGCTGGCGCGGTGGGTGGAAGCGGCACGGGGAATGGGTCGAGGCCTCGACGTGCCACCCATCGTCCCGGTGGACCGGACTCGGCCCCTGCCCCTGTCGGATTCCCAGCGGCAGCTGTGGCTCATGGAGCAGCTGGCACCCCGGAGTGCCGTCTACAACGAGCCCTTCACGCTGTATCTGCCCGGTGACCTCCAGCCCGACGCGCTGGAGCGTGCGTTCCGTTCACTCATCTCCCGGCATGAAGTGCTGCGGACGACCTTCGGGTCCACGCAGGACGGTCCGTTCCAGCGTGTGCATCCAGACATGCCGTTCCACCTGCGACGCGTGGACCTGCACGCTGTGCCCGGAAGCCTGCGGAGCGCGAAGGCGTTGCAGGTGGCCACCCAGGAGGCGCGTGAGCCCTTCGACCTGGAGCACGGGCCGCTGTTGCGTGCGACGTGGATGCGGTTGAGCAAGGCGGAGAGCCGCCTCGCCCTGGTGATGCACCACCTCATCGTGGATGGCTTCACGATGGCGGCGTTCCTCCAGGAGTTGCACCGGTTCTACCTGGCGGAGGCCCCTTCACTGCCGCCACTGCCGCTCCAGTACGGCGACGCCGCTGTCTGGCAACAGGGGGCCCGCTACCAGGAGGCCATCGCACCGCACCTGGACTGGTGGAAGCAGACGCTCGCGGGAGCTCCGCACCTGGAGCTGCCCACGCAGCATCTCCGCCCCCAGGTCCCGAGCTTCCGCGGGGCCAGGCACGTCGTGCGAATCCCTGGCGACCTCCTGGAGTCCGTGAAGGCGCTGGGACGCGGAGAGGGCGCTTCGCTCTTCATGACGATGCTGTCCGTGTTCGGTGCGTTGCTGCATCGCTACTCCGGGGCGGAGGACCTCATCGTCGGAGGTGCCTTCTCCGGACGGAACCGCGAGGAGTCGCAGGCCATCTCCGGACACTTCGTGAACCTGCTGCCGCTGCGGCTGCGCTTCTCCGAAGGGCAGACCATCCGGGGGCTGCTGGCGCAGGTGCGCCGCGTCTGCCTGGATGCACTCGAACATCAGGACGCGCCGCTCGTGCGCATCGTGGAGGCGGTGAACCCGGCGCGCATCCCTGGCGCCAACCCGTTGTTCCAGGTGTCGTGCACGATGGAGCCACGCATCGCGGTGCCAGCGTCGGACTGGCGCGTGGAGCCCCACGACGTCGACACGGGGACGTCGAAGCTCGACCTCTCCATCGAACTGGATGAGCGGCCCGACGGCATGTCCGTGCGGTGGGAGTACGCGCTGGACGTCTTCGAGCCCTGGATGATCCACCAGCTGGGCCAGCACTTCGTGACGCTGCTGCGCGAGGCCGCACAGGACCCGGAGCAACGGGTCGCGGCGTTGCCGCTGCTCTCGGAGGCGGAGCAGTCACAGGTGCTCGCCTGGGCTCACGGGCCCGTGAAGGACGTGTCGCACGCGGACTGTCTGCACCACCCGTTCGAAGCGCAGGTGGAGCGCACGCCGGACGCGCCGGCTCTCTTCTTCCAGGGACGGTCCATGAGCTACCGGACGCTGGACGCGGGGGCGAACCGGCTGGCCCATCACCTCATCTCCCAGGGCGTCCAACCTGGAGACTTCGTAGGCGTCTGTGTCCAGCGCTCCTTCGAATTGATCATCACCTTGTTGGGGACACTGAAGGCGGGCGCGGCCTACGTGCCGCTGGATCCCGCCTATCCCAGGGCACGGCTGGAGTTCACGGCACGGGACGCGGGGCTGAGGCTCATCCTCGCGCAGGAGACGACGCTCGCGCTCATGGACGGTGCGGGCGTCCCGGTGGTCGCGCTGGAGCAGGTGCGCGGCGGTCCGGAGGGCACGCCACGGGTCCACGTCACCGGGGATGACCTCGCGTATGTCATCTACACCTCCGGTTCGACGGGGCAGCCCAAGGGTGTGTGCATCCGCCACCGGAGCGCAGTGCACCTGACGGAGACCGTGGCTTGGGACTTCGGCTTCGCACCGGGACAGCGCGTGGCGCAGTGCGCGCGGTACGGCTTTGACTTCTCCGTCGCGGAGATCTTCCCGACGCTCTCCTCCGGCGCCACGCTGTACCTCATGGGCCAGGAGGACCTGGCCGCCGGTGAGGAGCTGGCGGACTTCCTGGAGACCCATCGCATCCACACCGCGATGTTCACGCCGTCAGCACTGGCCTCCATGCCGTGGCGGGCGCTGCCGGACCTGAAGACGCTCGCGCTTGGAGGCGAGGAACTCCCCGCACGGCTCGTGGACACGTGGGCGCCGGGCCGCCGGTTCATCCAGGTCTATGGGCCCACCGAAGCCACGGTCTTCACGACGGCAGCGGAGTGCGTGGCCGGCGAGGGGCCGTATTCCATCGGCACACCCCTCTCGGGCTACGAGGTCTACCTGCTGGATGCAACCCTGACGCCCGTCCCCACGGGCGTGCGCGGCGCGCTCTACATCGGAGGCAAGGGGCTGGCGCACGGCTACCTGAACCGTCCCGAGCTCGACGCGGAGCGCTTCATCCCGCATCCCTTCAGCGCGGAGCCGGGAGCGCGCCTCTACAAGAGCGGAGACATCGCCAGTCATCGCCCGGACGGCGGCATCGACTTCCACGGGCGGTCCGACCGCCAGCTCAAGCTGCGCGGCTTCCGAATCGAGCTCGGCGAGATCGAGGCCGCGCTGCGCAAGCACCCCGATGTCCGGGACGCCGTGGTCGAGCCCCGGATGCTCGCGGGAGAGCGGCACCTGGTGGGCTACGTCATCCCTCGGGATGCCGCGGTGACGCCTGAGTTCAAGGAGTCGCTGGGCGAAACACTTCCCCCGCACATGGTTCCCCGGGAGTGGGTGCTGCTGGAGGCGTTCCCGATGGGCCCTACGGGAAAGCTCGACCGTCACGCGCTGCCTTTGCCTTCCGTCAAAGCCCCGTCTGCTCCCGCGTCCACGGAGCGTGAGAAGGCCTTGGAGCGCATCTGGTGCCGGATTCTCGGCGTGGAACGCGTCGGCAGGCAGGAGGGCTTCTTCGACGCGGGCGGGAACTCGCTGCTGCTCACGCGGGTCCAGTCCGCGCTGGCCTCGGAGCTGGATATCCGCGTGAGCATGGCCACGCTGTTCCAGTTCCCGACCATTGAAGCCCTCGCGAGGCACCTGGACGCGGACTCCACCGTGCAACCGGTGACGCCGGAGCCCGCGCGAAGCCCCGTGCGCTCCCCGGACCCCATCGCCATCATCGGCACCGCCGGGCGGTTCCCGGGAGCCCCCAGCGTCGAAGCGCTGTGGACGCTGCTGGTGGAGGGCCGTGAGGGCTTGTCCCGCTTCAGCCGGGAGACGCTGCTCGCCGCGGGCGAGGACCCCCAGCTCCTGGAGGATCCCTCCTACGTTCGTGCCTCCGGGCTGCTGGAGGACGTGGAGTCCTTCGACGCCGCCTTCTTCGGCTACAGCCCCCTGGACGCGCGGCTGATGGATCCGCAGCTCCGCATGTTCCTGGAGTGCGCCTGGGAGGCGCTCGAAGCGGCGGGCTACGACCCGAAGCGGTTGCCCGGCAAGGCGGGCCTGTTCGCGGGCTCGGGAGTGCCGCGCTATTGGTTGGATCAGGTGATGCCGCGCTTCCGTTCGCTGTCCGTGGCCTCGGAGGCGTACCGGTCCATCCTGGGCAACCCGTGGCAGTTCCTCGCCACGGCGACGGCGTATCAGCTGGGCCTGCATGGGCCCGCGCTCACGGTGCAGACCGCCTGCTCCACGTCACTGGTGGCCGTGCACCTGGCCTGTCAGAGCCTGCGGGCGGGTGAATCCGACGTGGCCCTCGCGGGAGGCATCTCCCTCTTCGCGTCCGGTCCCTCTGGCTACCTCCATGAGGCAGGCGGCATCACGTCCCCAGACGGGCACTGCCGTCCCTTCGACGCGAAGGGGCAGGGGACGGTGCCCTCCAGCGGGGTGGGCATCGTGGTGCTCAAGCGCCTGGAGGATGCGCTGCGGGATGGAGACTGCATCCATGCCGTCATCCGGGGCTCGGCCATCAACAACGATGGAGACGCCAAGGTCGGTTTCACCGCCCCGAGCGTGGAAGGCCAGCGCGATGTCATCACGCGAGCACACGCCGACGCGGGCGTGGCTGCTCGCGACATCACCTACGTCGAGGCCCACGGCACGGCGACGCCGCTGGGCGACCCGCTGGAGGTCCAGGCGCTGCGGCTCGCCTTCGGAGCGCGTGAGGAGTCGGAGCCCGCGGTGGTCCTGGGGGCGCTCAAGAGCAACGTGGGGCACCTGGACTCGGCGGCCGGAGTAGCGGGGTTGATCAAGACGACGCTGGCCCTGGAGCACCGCTTCCTCCCGGGCACCGTCCACTTCGAGCGGCCCCATCCGGAAGCGGGCCTGGAGCATTCGCCCTTCGTCGTGAGTCGCGAAGGGCGGCCCTGGTCCCTGCCCGAAGGCTTCCCGCGTCTCGCGGGAGTCAGCTCGTTTGGCATTGGAGGAACGAACGCGCACGTCGTCCTGGAGGAAGCACGCCCCGAGCCCGCTGTCGCCGTGAGCCCGGCGGTGGAGGTGCTGGTGCTCTCGGCGCGAAGCGGGGAGGCACTGAGCGCGGCCTCGCGGCGGCTCGCGGATCATCTGGAACGGCATCCCGGGCAGTCCCTGGCGGACGTCGCGTACACGTTGCAGGAAGGGCGGACGGCGTTCGGATACCGGCGTGCCATCGCGTGCGAGACACCCGAGGAGGCCATCGCGAAGCTCCGGCGGGACGGACCCGTGCAGCCCGCTGCGTCCCCGCTGCCTGAAGTGTGCTTCCTGTTCCCAGGGACAGGAACGCAGGAGGCGGGCATGGGCGCGGCGTGGTACCGGCGCGCTCCGGCGTATCGCGAGGCCTTCGATGCATGCGCCGCGCTCTTCGGCCCGGAGCTGGAGCGCGAGCTTCGCGCCGCGCTGCTCACCGACGAGCGCGGAGCACAGGCGGAGGAAGCGCTTCGAGCACCCTCGCTGGGCATGGCCGCCATCTTCACGACGGAGTATGCGCTGTCGCGGCTGCTGGGCGCCTGGGGGCTCCATCCGACGAGCCTCCTGGGCCACAGCCTGGGGGAATACGCCGCCGCATGTCTCTCCGGTGTCCTATCGCTGGAGCAGGCCGTGGCGCTGGTCGCGCTGCGCGGCCGTCTCTGCGACGCATTGCCGCCTTCCGGCATGCTGGCCGTGCCGCTGTCGGAGGGCGTGCTGACGCAGGAGCTGCCATCCGGGTTGTCCCTGGCCGCGGTCAACGGACCCGGGCAGTGCGTGGTGTCCGGGGCGCTGGAGGCGTTGGAGGACTTCGCCGCGCGGCTGCGGGAGCAGGGCGTGAGGACGAAGCGGCTGCCGAACGCGAGCGGGTTCCACTCCGCGCTCGTGGAGCCCGCGATGCAGCCGCTCACGGATCTGGCCAGGTCGATGCGTCCGAAGTCCCCGGCGGTTCCCCTCCTCTCCAACGTCACGGGCACCTGGCTGACCGCGGACGATGCGCACGACCGTACGTACTGGGCCCGTCACCTGCGGCACACGGTCCGGTTCTCCCAGGGGCTGGAGCTGCTGCTGGAGGACCGTGAGCGGATCTTCGTGGAGGTGGGACCGGGACAGACGCTCTCCACGTTGACGCTGCTGAACCCCCGGGTCGGGCGGGAGCGGCTTGTGCTGCCCACGGGACGGCGTCATCCACCGGAGAGTGACGAACAGGTCCTGCTCCATGCCGTGGGACAGCTCTGGTCCGCGGGCCTCCCCGTGGACTGGAGCGCGGTGCGCGGAGGCGGGCCGCGCAGACGCGTCGTGCTGCCGACGTATCCCTTCGAGCGCAAGCGGTACTCCCTGGCGGAGAAGACGCCCCGGCTGCCGAGGCCTGAAGTCACGACCGCGCCCCGGCCGCTCAGCCGTGAAGAGGTCCGTGCCTCCATGGAAGCCCTCTGGAAGGAGCTGCTCGGCGTGGACACGCTGACGCCGGACAGCCACTTCTTCGAGCTGGGCGGCACGTCGCTCCTGGTCGTGCAGCTCAACCGCGAGCTCAAGACGCGGCTGTCGGTCAGCCTGTCGCTGCACGCGGTGCTGGAGCACCCGACGCTGGGGGAATGGGTGCGCGCGGTCCAGGACGAGCTGGAGCGGACGGGGAGGCCACTCACCACGGCGGCTCCGCTCCGGGTGGAGCTCCAGAAGGGACGGCACGGACGGGCGCCGCTCTTCCTGGTGCAGCCCATTGGAGGCACCGTCTACACGTACCTGCCACTGGCGAAGCAGCTGGGCGCGGACACACCGGTCCACGCGTTCCGCGCGTCGGGGCTGGAGCCCGGCGAGGTGCTCTACCGCGACGTGCCGGCGATGGCGCGCGCGTACGTGGACGAGCTGCTGGCCTTCCAGTCCCAGGGCCCCTTCTGGCTGGGCGGCCACTCCTCGGGAGGCGTCATCGCGTACGAGATGGCGGCCGAGCTGCTGAAGCGGGGCCACTCCGTGGCGGGCGTCATCCAGATCGACACGGTGACGGTGGACGACTCGCGCAGGCTGAACATCCGGAGCGTGGGAGACGTGCTCCAGCTCATCGACGCGTTCCAGGAGATCTCCCCGCGCGCGGCGGAGGGGCTGCGGACGGCGATGGAGCTCGACACGCGGCTGCGCGACGTGGTGCTCGCCACCAACGAAGCCATCGCCGCATACGCGCCGGGACGTCATGCGGTGCCGCTCGTGTACCTGCGGGCCACGGAGCGGGACGCGGTGCTGGATTCACGCGCGGCGGCCTGGTGGACGGCGCTGACGACCGCGTCGTTCCA